From the Phycisphaeraceae bacterium genome, one window contains:
- a CDS encoding zinc ABC transporter substrate-binding protein, translating to MIRLLTPLLILLLTACGPAPEPPTSTGTYRIVATIGMVADVARNIAGDRAVVENVIGEGVDPHLYKPSRADVARFQSADVVLYNGLMLEGKMGDVLVRLARSGKPVYAVTEKLLDSSNYVMTDEAEHHDPHVWMDVQGWMRAAEVIAEALSEYDPQGRVVYQQNLAAYLIQLQALDDYARSTLATIPDNQRVLVTAHDAFGYLGRAYGVVVLGIQGLSTESEAGLLDLERLIQRIVTDKIPAVFVETSVADKNVRALVEGARAAGHDVRIGGSLFSDAMGQSGTYEGTYIGMIDHNVTTIARALGGTAPKRGLNGLLASQKIDHTP from the coding sequence ATGATCCGATTACTCACCCCCCTGTTGATCCTCTTGTTGACCGCCTGCGGACCCGCACCGGAGCCGCCCACCTCGACGGGGACCTACCGGATTGTCGCCACCATCGGCATGGTCGCGGACGTCGCCCGGAACATCGCTGGCGACCGCGCGGTGGTCGAGAACGTCATTGGCGAAGGCGTTGACCCTCATCTCTACAAGCCATCGCGTGCCGATGTCGCGCGGTTTCAATCCGCCGACGTGGTTCTCTACAACGGCCTGATGCTCGAAGGGAAGATGGGCGACGTGCTCGTCCGCCTGGCCCGGTCGGGCAAGCCGGTCTACGCCGTCACCGAGAAGCTACTTGACAGTAGCAACTACGTGATGACGGATGAAGCGGAGCATCACGACCCTCATGTCTGGATGGATGTGCAAGGCTGGATGCGCGCCGCCGAAGTGATCGCTGAGGCCCTTTCGGAGTACGACCCACAAGGCAGAGTCGTCTACCAACAGAATCTCGCGGCGTACCTGATCCAACTCCAGGCACTCGACGACTACGCACGCTCAACCCTCGCGACGATCCCGGACAATCAGCGTGTTCTCGTGACTGCGCATGACGCCTTCGGCTACCTCGGCCGTGCCTATGGCGTCGTGGTCCTTGGCATCCAGGGGCTCTCAACCGAATCCGAAGCGGGGCTGCTCGACCTTGAGCGATTGATCCAGCGCATCGTCACGGACAAGATCCCCGCCGTTTTCGTCGAGACCTCCGTGGCGGACAAGAACGTCCGGGCCTTGGTCGAGGGTGCTCGCGCTGCAGGACACGATGTGCGCATCGGCGGGTCACTCTTCTCTGATGCCATGGGGCAAAGCGGCACCTACGAGGGCACGTACATCGGCATGATCGATCACAACGTCACTACGATCGCCCGCGCCCTTGGCGGGACCGCCCCGAAACGCGGGCTCAACGGCCTACTTGCCTCGCAGAAGATCGATCACACGCCATGA
- a CDS encoding ABC transporter ATP-binding protein: MSPIRYHRQRSPGDHEHAAENPLAIHDLTVAYQRKPVLWDVDLDIPEGSLVGVIGPNGAGKSTLLKACLDLIPRVSGEVSIYGEPYRKQRHLVGYVPQRESVDWDFPVSALDVVAMGTYARLGWFRRVGKVQKAEALDALERVGVAHLARRQISQLSGGQQQRVFLARALVQQARLYFMDEPFAAVDAATERAIVELLRELRAQGGTCLVVHHDLATVAQYFDHVVLLNMRVVASGSTREVFTPENLHKTYGGKLTLLDQATEAVRVASS; this comes from the coding sequence ATGAGCCCCATCCGATACCACCGCCAGCGATCGCCCGGCGACCATGAGCACGCCGCAGAGAACCCGCTGGCGATCCACGACCTCACCGTCGCCTACCAGCGCAAACCCGTGCTCTGGGACGTCGATCTCGATATCCCCGAAGGCTCACTTGTCGGCGTCATCGGACCCAACGGCGCCGGCAAATCGACACTGCTCAAGGCCTGCCTCGACCTGATCCCGCGAGTCTCCGGGGAGGTCTCGATCTATGGCGAGCCGTATCGAAAGCAGCGTCACCTCGTTGGTTACGTCCCTCAGCGAGAGTCGGTTGACTGGGACTTCCCGGTCAGCGCGCTCGATGTCGTTGCGATGGGTACCTACGCCCGACTCGGCTGGTTCCGCAGGGTCGGCAAAGTCCAGAAAGCCGAGGCGCTCGACGCCCTGGAGCGTGTCGGCGTGGCCCACCTCGCGCGCAGGCAGATCAGCCAGCTCTCAGGCGGTCAGCAGCAGCGCGTCTTCCTCGCCCGTGCGCTCGTCCAACAGGCGCGCCTCTACTTTATGGATGAGCCGTTCGCCGCTGTGGATGCCGCCACCGAACGTGCGATCGTCGAACTTCTCCGCGAGCTGCGAGCCCAAGGCGGGACCTGTCTGGTGGTTCATCACGACCTGGCCACCGTCGCCCAGTACTTCGACCACGTTGTGCTGCTGAACATGCGTGTGGTCGCGTCGGGATCGACCCGCGAGGTCTTCACGCCTGAAAACCTGCACAAGACCTATGGCGGGAAGCTGACCCTCCTGGACCAGGCCACCGAGGCGGTCCGCGTCGCATCGAGCTGA
- a CDS encoding iron chelate uptake ABC transporter family permease subunit has product MTTVLTQLAGEGASLADALRVLLLEDYNTRLVVLSTAMLGLASGFIGSFLLLRERSLMGDALSHATLPGIGIAFMLMVVAGGSGKNLPLLLAGAAIFGVLGVGLVLAIRETTRLKDDAAMGIVLSVFFGAGVAILGMAQAMPEGSAAGLESFIYGKTASMVLADFTLIAVVAIIVLIACLLMLKEFTLLAFDEGYAAAQGWPVRTLDMLMLALVAAVTVIGLQAVGLILVIALLITPAAAARFWTHDLRRMLLIAGFIGAASGWIGASLSALAPRMPAGAVIVLVAAGLFALSMAFGPARGVLIRGLRHLHVKRKIGRQHLLRAAYELLESRRHPETELVHNTPIAVAELQTYRSWSPSELRRLLRTALWEDHVDQLDPRTIRLSESGFGEAARITRNHRLWELFLIHYADIAPSHVDRDADMVEHVLGPDIVRQLESNLDGPIQPLAVPPSPHDLSAAGATP; this is encoded by the coding sequence ATGACCACCGTGCTCACACAACTCGCCGGGGAGGGTGCCAGCCTCGCCGATGCTCTGCGCGTCCTGCTGCTGGAGGATTACAACACCCGACTGGTTGTGCTCTCGACTGCCATGCTCGGGCTCGCTTCCGGCTTCATCGGGTCGTTTCTCCTGCTGCGCGAACGCTCGCTGATGGGCGATGCATTGTCGCACGCGACACTCCCCGGCATCGGGATCGCCTTCATGCTGATGGTCGTGGCTGGGGGATCGGGCAAGAATCTGCCGCTGCTGCTCGCCGGGGCCGCGATCTTCGGCGTGCTCGGCGTCGGATTGGTGCTGGCCATCCGTGAGACGACCCGCCTCAAGGACGACGCCGCGATGGGCATCGTGCTGTCGGTGTTCTTCGGCGCAGGCGTCGCGATTCTTGGGATGGCTCAGGCCATGCCCGAGGGCTCCGCCGCTGGTCTCGAATCGTTTATCTACGGCAAGACCGCGTCGATGGTGCTGGCTGATTTCACGCTGATTGCGGTCGTCGCCATCATCGTGCTCATCGCCTGTCTGTTGATGCTCAAGGAGTTCACGCTGCTGGCGTTCGATGAAGGCTATGCGGCCGCACAAGGCTGGCCTGTGCGCACGCTCGACATGCTGATGCTCGCTCTGGTCGCCGCGGTCACCGTCATCGGGCTCCAGGCGGTCGGATTGATCCTGGTGATCGCGTTGCTGATCACACCCGCCGCCGCGGCACGCTTCTGGACGCATGATCTCCGACGGATGCTACTCATCGCGGGGTTCATCGGTGCCGCCTCCGGCTGGATCGGTGCGTCGCTGAGTGCTCTTGCTCCAAGGATGCCCGCAGGAGCGGTCATTGTGCTTGTCGCCGCAGGGCTCTTTGCCCTCAGCATGGCCTTCGGGCCAGCGCGAGGCGTGCTGATCCGTGGACTCCGACATCTGCACGTCAAACGCAAAATCGGCCGCCAGCACCTGCTGCGCGCCGCCTACGAACTACTCGAGTCCAGGCGACACCCCGAGACCGAACTCGTGCACAACACACCGATCGCCGTCGCAGAACTCCAGACGTACCGATCGTGGTCCCCCAGCGAACTGCGCAGGCTTCTCCGCACTGCGCTATGGGAAGACCACGTTGACCAACTCGATCCGCGCACCATCCGCCTCTCCGAGTCGGGCTTCGGCGAAGCTGCCCGAATCACCCGCAACCACCGCCTGTGGGAGCTCTTCCTGATCCACTACGCCGACATCGCGCCGTCGCACGTTGATCGTGACGCCGACATGGTCGAGCACGTCCTGGGACCGGACATCGTCAGGCAGCTCGAAAGCAATCTCGACGGTCCGATTCAGCCCCTCGCCGTGCCGCCCAGTCCGCACGACCTGAGCGCAGCGGGAGCCACACCATGA
- a CDS encoding metal ABC transporter permease: MIEWMPLDTWIVVVGALCAMACALPGCFLLLRQMSMMGDAISHAVLPGLAVAFLVSGSRSSFGMFVGAAIVGVLTALFTQWVSRFGQVDRGASMGVVFTTLFAIGLLILVQAADKVDLDPGCVLYGAIEFTPLDTVAIFGFDIPRAAAVLASVLVINLAVVLLLFKELRLSAFDPELATTVGVNATAMHYLLMTLTAITTVASFEAVGSIIVIAMLIVPPATAFLLTRSLPAMLIISLITAAVSAWLGHVMALTVPTWFGFEGTSTAGMMALAAGLLFLAAWVLAPSDGLLSRLRQNHRSLRTPDFPTTG, translated from the coding sequence ATGATTGAGTGGATGCCCCTCGATACCTGGATCGTGGTCGTCGGAGCGCTCTGCGCTATGGCGTGTGCGCTGCCCGGATGTTTCCTGCTGCTCCGACAGATGAGCATGATGGGCGACGCCATCAGCCACGCGGTGCTCCCCGGACTCGCTGTTGCTTTCCTGGTCTCCGGAAGCCGATCGAGCTTCGGGATGTTCGTCGGGGCGGCCATTGTCGGCGTGCTCACCGCCCTGTTCACACAGTGGGTCTCGCGGTTCGGCCAGGTTGATCGTGGAGCCTCCATGGGCGTGGTGTTTACGACGCTCTTTGCGATCGGGCTCCTGATTCTTGTCCAGGCCGCCGACAAGGTCGATCTCGACCCAGGTTGTGTTCTCTACGGTGCCATCGAGTTCACACCCCTTGACACGGTTGCGATTTTTGGCTTCGACATCCCCCGTGCCGCCGCCGTGCTGGCGAGTGTTCTGGTCATCAACCTGGCCGTCGTCCTCCTGCTCTTCAAGGAGCTACGCCTGAGCGCCTTCGACCCTGAACTCGCGACCACCGTGGGCGTCAACGCCACAGCCATGCACTACCTGCTGATGACCCTCACCGCCATCACGACCGTCGCGTCCTTCGAGGCCGTGGGCAGCATCATCGTCATTGCGATGCTCATCGTCCCCCCCGCCACGGCCTTCCTGCTCACCCGTTCGCTTCCTGCGATGCTGATCATCAGCCTGATCACCGCCGCCGTCAGCGCGTGGCTCGGTCATGTCATGGCCCTCACCGTCCCCACCTGGTTCGGCTTCGAGGGCACTTCCACAGCAGGCATGATGGCACTCGCCGCGGGCCTTCTGTTCCTCGCCGCCTGGGTCTTGGCGCCCTCGGATGGACTGCTCAGCAGACTCCGCCAGAACCACCGGAGCCTCCGGACCCCCGACTTTCCGACTACCGGATAA
- a CDS encoding DUF5698 domain-containing protein has protein sequence MEFAWYLPLLIFFARIADVSLGTVRMILVISGRRWIAGFIGFVEVTIWALAIGGLVANLSNPIILVFYASGFAAGTVLGIYIEEWIALGVRLVRIINREPSINLCRELRKHGYRVTRVEGTGKDGPVEIGFSLVNRSELPTFQRLVYSITPDAWMSIERAEHASATPSGSEANHHRFRLFGLGAVRK, from the coding sequence ATGGAATTTGCCTGGTACCTGCCGCTGCTAATCTTCTTTGCTCGCATCGCCGACGTCTCCCTCGGGACCGTCCGGATGATCTTGGTCATCTCCGGCAGACGATGGATTGCCGGTTTCATCGGTTTTGTCGAGGTCACAATCTGGGCCCTGGCCATCGGCGGGCTCGTCGCCAACCTGTCCAACCCGATCATCCTTGTGTTCTACGCCAGCGGCTTTGCAGCGGGCACGGTTCTGGGTATCTACATTGAGGAGTGGATCGCTCTGGGCGTCCGCCTGGTTCGCATCATCAACCGCGAACCGAGCATCAACCTCTGCCGTGAACTCAGGAAACACGGCTACAGGGTCACTCGCGTCGAGGGCACCGGCAAGGACGGTCCCGTCGAGATCGGCTTCTCCCTGGTTAATCGCTCTGAGCTGCCAACCTTCCAGAGACTCGTCTACAGCATCACCCCCGACGCCTGGATGTCCATCGAACGCGCCGAACACGCCTCCGCCACACCCTCCGGTTCAGAAGCCAACCATCATCGATTCAGGCTGTTTGGGCTGGGGGCAGTGAGGAAATAA
- a CDS encoding DUF3419 family protein, whose translation MTRAATYAEPAPKTFLKPAVHQSKLFSRKGLNERLFTAWFGGFVYNQIWEDPRVDLQALRITPDESKILQISSGGCNVLNYLVAKPARIVAVDLNRHHMYLTRLKLAAAQHLPDHAAFFQFFGCGDTKPNVAAYHQHIKHHLDPGTRAYWERRPKLTGPFRKPRIEYFGKNFYNQSKLGLLLRVTHALSHFTRMNPARILELKTVEEQKAYFDEHIDPFFNRKVVRFLGRVPLVGFSLGIPPHQHDAMMKECDGQVIDLYRERARKLLCDFPIKDNYFAWQAVSRRYDRENREGIPDYLKAENFETVRAMAPRVETHVTSLTERLHREDVGGLDRFVFLDSQDWMPPEVLTELWTEIARVAPVGARVVFRTASSVSPLEDGLPAELLARFTAHRDEADELFKQDRSAIYGGFHIYEKTA comes from the coding sequence ATGACCCGAGCCGCCACCTACGCAGAGCCTGCGCCAAAAACCTTCCTCAAACCCGCCGTTCACCAGAGCAAGCTGTTCTCGCGCAAGGGCCTCAACGAACGCCTCTTTACCGCCTGGTTTGGCGGGTTTGTCTACAACCAGATCTGGGAAGACCCCCGCGTCGATCTGCAGGCTCTCCGCATCACCCCCGATGAGTCGAAGATCCTCCAGATCTCCTCCGGCGGGTGCAACGTCCTCAACTACCTTGTCGCTAAGCCCGCTCGCATTGTCGCTGTCGATCTCAACCGGCATCACATGTATTTGACACGCCTCAAACTCGCGGCGGCTCAGCACCTCCCGGACCACGCGGCCTTCTTCCAGTTCTTCGGCTGTGGTGACACCAAGCCCAACGTCGCCGCCTACCACCAGCACATCAAGCACCACCTCGACCCCGGCACCCGAGCCTACTGGGAACGACGGCCGAAACTCACCGGCCCATTCCGTAAGCCAAGGATCGAGTACTTCGGCAAGAACTTCTACAACCAGTCCAAACTCGGTCTGCTGCTGCGCGTGACCCACGCCCTGAGCCACTTCACCCGCATGAACCCGGCCCGCATCCTCGAGCTCAAGACCGTCGAGGAGCAGAAGGCCTACTTCGACGAGCACATCGACCCGTTCTTCAACCGCAAGGTCGTCCGGTTCCTTGGCCGCGTCCCACTTGTCGGCTTCTCACTCGGCATCCCGCCTCACCAGCACGACGCCATGATGAAAGAGTGCGACGGCCAGGTCATCGACCTCTACCGCGAGCGTGCCCGCAAACTGCTCTGCGACTTCCCGATCAAGGACAACTACTTCGCCTGGCAGGCCGTCTCACGACGCTACGACCGCGAGAACCGCGAGGGCATCCCCGACTACCTCAAGGCCGAAAACTTCGAGACCGTCCGTGCTATGGCGCCTCGTGTCGAGACCCACGTCACCTCTCTCACCGAACGCCTCCACCGCGAAGACGTTGGCGGCCTCGACCGCTTCGTCTTTCTCGATTCCCAGGACTGGATGCCGCCGGAAGTGCTTACCGAACTCTGGACCGAGATCGCTCGCGTCGCTCCCGTCGGGGCCCGCGTGGTTTTCCGCACCGCGTCCTCCGTCTCACCCCTGGAAGACGGACTCCCCGCTGAGTTGCTCGCTCGCTTCACCGCTCACCGCGACGAAGCCGACGAACTCTTCAAGCAGGACCGCTCGGCCATCTACGGCGGCTTCCACATCTACGAGAAAACGGCCTGA
- a CDS encoding class I SAM-dependent methyltransferase, producing the protein MTDAAPSNHQPSKLDHQTHQAGGDPAASMDRMYRYTRHVYDATRKFYLFGRDQLLRDLDTRPGDNVIEIGCGTARNLIKLAKMRPDITLFGIDASDQMLETARTRIQAAGLADRITVRQGLAQELDAAHFGLDKPFDVPFFSYSLSMIPPWKESIDAALHHLAPGRSLYAVDFWDQQALPAPFRWALTRWLHLFHVHHRPEMLAYLERLGDTQDFQLDLTSIMGRYAYIARLTPATQP; encoded by the coding sequence GTGACCGACGCAGCTCCCTCCAACCACCAGCCATCCAAGCTGGACCACCAGACCCATCAGGCAGGTGGTGATCCGGCAGCGTCGATGGACCGGATGTACCGCTACACACGGCACGTTTACGACGCCACCCGCAAGTTCTATCTCTTCGGCCGCGACCAGCTCCTGCGTGACCTCGACACCCGCCCCGGCGACAACGTCATCGAGATCGGCTGCGGCACCGCGCGCAACCTCATCAAGCTCGCGAAAATGCGCCCCGACATCACGCTCTTTGGTATCGACGCCTCCGATCAGATGCTCGAAACCGCACGCACCCGCATCCAGGCCGCGGGCCTCGCCGATCGCATCACCGTCCGCCAGGGCCTCGCTCAGGAACTCGACGCAGCCCACTTCGGACTGGATAAGCCCTTTGACGTGCCCTTCTTTTCCTACTCGCTGTCGATGATCCCGCCCTGGAAGGAATCCATCGACGCGGCCCTGCACCATCTCGCGCCGGGACGCAGCCTCTACGCCGTCGACTTCTGGGACCAGCAGGCCCTGCCCGCCCCCTTCCGCTGGGCCCTGACCCGCTGGCTACACCTCTTCCACGTCCACCACCGCCCCGAGATGCTCGCCTACCTCGAACGACTCGGCGACACTCAGGACTTCCAACTCGACCTCACCTCCATCATGGGCCGCTACGCCTACATCGCACGATTGACACCCGCGACTCAACCCTAA
- a CDS encoding aldehyde dehydrogenase family protein, translated as MTTATTRRLTLASYDPANGQQLGEVEITPVDQITSIVASARRAQEDWGAHHLDARADALRPLADRLRDRRDEAANLITAEMGKTLREAQGEIDAMTEGLNAELRSITQALQPEHFESDGIRSIQHQDPLGVVAAITPWNYPMMMPHWLLIPALVAGNAVILKPSEETPLCGAFYASLFDGLLPANVLQTVQGADDQGKALVEADIDLIAFTGSRETGRKVLAAAAQGIKRAILELGSKDPLIVLNDADIDDAVAFAARSSFANAGQACVSTERIYVHHTLYNTFLDKLVSAAVATHAGDGRNPDHTLGPMVNARQRDHVLAQIADAKARGARVLHGVTTQGNTLQPVVIADFTHEMDLARIETFGPVAAVRSFNDDEQAIQLANDSDLGLGAAVFGEPEHAETIAARLKVGMVGINKSVGSAHGCPWVGARQSSYGFHSSREGHRQFAQTRVVSRLI; from the coding sequence ATGACCACCGCGACCACTCGCCGCCTCACGCTCGCGTCCTACGACCCCGCCAACGGTCAACAACTCGGTGAGGTCGAGATCACGCCTGTGGATCAGATCACGAGCATCGTCGCCAGCGCCCGCCGAGCCCAGGAAGACTGGGGGGCCCACCACCTCGACGCCCGTGCCGATGCGCTCCGCCCGCTCGCCGACCGACTGCGCGACCGCCGGGATGAAGCCGCCAACCTCATCACCGCCGAAATGGGTAAGACCCTCCGCGAGGCTCAAGGCGAGATCGACGCCATGACCGAGGGCCTCAACGCCGAACTACGCTCCATCACTCAGGCGCTTCAGCCCGAGCACTTCGAGTCCGATGGCATCCGCTCGATTCAGCATCAGGACCCGCTTGGCGTCGTCGCTGCGATCACGCCCTGGAACTACCCGATGATGATGCCCCACTGGCTCCTCATCCCCGCGCTGGTCGCTGGCAACGCCGTCATCCTCAAGCCCTCCGAAGAAACCCCGCTGTGCGGAGCGTTCTACGCCAGCCTCTTCGACGGATTGCTCCCCGCCAATGTTCTTCAAACCGTGCAGGGTGCCGACGATCAGGGTAAGGCTCTGGTTGAAGCCGACATCGACCTCATCGCCTTCACCGGCTCGCGCGAGACTGGCCGCAAAGTCCTCGCCGCCGCCGCTCAGGGCATCAAACGAGCCATCCTCGAGCTCGGCTCGAAAGACCCACTGATCGTCCTCAATGACGCCGACATCGACGATGCTGTGGCCTTCGCCGCACGAAGCTCCTTCGCTAACGCCGGCCAGGCCTGCGTGAGCACCGAACGTATCTATGTCCACCACACCCTCTACAATACCTTCCTCGACAAGCTTGTCAGCGCCGCCGTCGCCACACACGCGGGCGACGGTCGCAACCCCGACCACACCCTCGGACCCATGGTCAACGCCCGCCAGCGCGACCATGTCCTCGCCCAGATCGCCGACGCCAAGGCCCGCGGGGCCCGAGTCCTCCATGGCGTCACCACCCAAGGCAACACCCTCCAGCCCGTCGTCATCGCCGACTTCACCCACGAGATGGACCTCGCCCGCATCGAAACCTTCGGGCCAGTTGCCGCCGTACGATCGTTTAATGACGACGAGCAAGCCATCCAACTCGCCAACGATTCTGACCTCGGCCTTGGCGCCGCCGTCTTCGGCGAGCCCGAACACGCCGAAACCATCGCCGCCCGACTCAAGGTGGGTATGGTCGGCATCAACAAGTCCGTCGGCAGCGCCCACGGCTGCCCCTGGGTCGGAGCCCGGCAATCAAGCTATGGTTTCCACTCTTCTCGAGAAGGGCATCGACAGTTCGCCCAGACCCGCGTAGTGAGCCGATTGATATGA
- a CDS encoding C40 family peptidase yields the protein MTHTPTLFLTLFLSIWIGSMTSPTDASNALTPEVDVDEENVTTGEIRRGVVVGSTDGKSREQRIYERAIAVVEPSLIGNPARLDAYIDLFKLKFVGDNRLFFFDAKATWDPQTATLTINGQAEYEEHHESIEKYFRYMGFEKIDNQVELLPAASLGEQRFAILNTHQAFIYSAPTEPRETITQTVLGDPLYLLSPADNNHYLVHGPDGYTGYIAADNLVRVDAERFNGWRSRDQAVLHTSIKVNDIPLSLGISLPIVAQSADHVRVELPDGSQTLLPFDAIDIHPNLPDPRSEATITVAHQLLGVPYVWGGIAADGLDCSGFVQITHRSQGVLLPRDADMQGTMGSLSGTRWHRDNIRRGDLMLFLGSRGRINHVGIYLGDGQYIESAGGGVQITSIDPKDDNYNERRDKAFCFAKRLFR from the coding sequence ATGACCCACACACCCACGCTGTTCCTGACCCTCTTCCTCTCGATCTGGATTGGTTCCATGACAAGCCCCACCGACGCATCCAATGCCCTCACCCCCGAAGTCGATGTCGATGAAGAGAACGTCACCACCGGCGAGATCCGCCGCGGCGTGGTCGTCGGCTCAACCGACGGCAAGTCCCGCGAGCAGCGCATCTACGAACGCGCCATCGCCGTCGTCGAACCTAGCCTCATCGGCAACCCCGCCCGGCTCGACGCCTACATCGACCTCTTCAAACTCAAGTTCGTCGGCGACAACCGCTTGTTCTTCTTCGACGCCAAAGCCACCTGGGACCCCCAGACCGCCACCCTCACCATCAACGGTCAGGCCGAATACGAAGAACACCATGAGAGCATCGAAAAATACTTCCGCTATATGGGCTTCGAGAAGATCGACAACCAGGTCGAGCTCCTGCCCGCAGCCTCTCTCGGCGAGCAACGCTTCGCCATTCTCAACACCCATCAGGCCTTCATCTACTCCGCCCCCACTGAACCCCGCGAGACCATCACCCAGACCGTCCTCGGCGACCCGCTCTACCTTCTATCGCCCGCCGACAACAACCACTACCTTGTTCACGGACCCGATGGCTACACCGGCTACATCGCCGCCGACAACCTGGTCCGCGTCGATGCCGAACGATTCAATGGTTGGCGGTCACGGGATCAGGCCGTGCTGCACACCAGTATCAAGGTCAACGACATTCCCTTGAGCCTCGGCATCTCGCTGCCCATCGTCGCTCAGTCCGCCGACCACGTCCGCGTCGAACTCCCCGATGGCTCACAGACCCTTCTCCCCTTCGACGCCATCGACATCCATCCCAACCTGCCCGACCCCCGCTCCGAAGCCACCATCACCGTCGCCCACCAACTCCTCGGCGTCCCCTACGTCTGGGGCGGCATCGCCGCCGATGGTCTCGACTGCTCCGGCTTCGTCCAGATCACCCACCGCTCTCAGGGCGTCCTGCTGCCCCGCGACGCCGACATGCAGGGCACGATGGGCTCTCTCTCCGGCACCCGCTGGCACCGCGATAACATCCGCCGCGGCGACCTCATGCTCTTCCTAGGCTCTCGCGGACGGATCAACCACGTCGGCATCTACCTCGGCGACGGCCAGTACATCGAGTCCGCAGGCGGCGGCGTCCAGATCACCTCCATCGATCCAAAAGATGACAACTACAACGAGCGCCGCGACAAAGCCTTCTGCTTCGCGAAAAGACTGTTCCGCTAA
- a CDS encoding RNA methyltransferase, with the protein MPRPITSPTNPLLKRTALLRKPARQRKENVFLAEGAREIARALDAHLTVETLLISDESLLQQLPSLHPDTDCAILPDNLLKKLTYHDEPEGLLAIVKRPAWPDSLLDTAPRILVAVGTAKPGNLGAMARTAAAFNFDLILAAGDTVDPFNPNAIRTSTGAVFTLPILSRSLDDLHTWLRALPQRRPSGRVLAAEVMASTDYRKATYTSPIAILIGPEDTGLTPETLAAVDNARGKRVRIPMNYATVDSLNASTAAALFMAEAARRTL; encoded by the coding sequence ATGCCCCGCCCAATCACCTCCCCAACCAACCCCCTCCTCAAACGCACCGCCCTCCTCCGCAAGCCCGCGCGCCAGCGGAAAGAAAACGTCTTCCTCGCCGAAGGCGCCCGCGAGATCGCCCGCGCCCTCGACGCCCACCTCACCGTCGAAACCCTCCTGATCTCCGACGAATCCCTGCTTCAGCAACTCCCCAGCCTCCACCCCGACACCGACTGCGCCATCCTCCCCGACAACCTGCTCAAAAAACTCACCTACCACGATGAACCCGAAGGTCTCCTCGCCATCGTCAAGCGACCCGCTTGGCCCGACTCCCTCCTCGATACCGCCCCGCGCATCCTCGTCGCCGTCGGCACCGCCAAGCCCGGCAACCTCGGCGCCATGGCCCGCACCGCCGCCGCCTTCAACTTCGACCTCATCCTCGCCGCCGGCGACACCGTCGACCCCTTCAACCCCAACGCCATCCGCACCTCCACCGGCGCCGTCTTCACCCTCCCGATCCTCTCCCGATCCCTCGATGACCTCCACACCTGGCTGCGCGCCCTGCCCCAACGCCGACCCTCCGGTCGAGTCCTGGCCGCCGAAGTCATGGCGTCCACCGACTACCGCAAAGCCACCTACACCTCACCCATCGCCATCCTCATCGGCCCCGAAGACACCGGCCTCACCCCCGAGACCCTCGCCGCCGTCGACAACGCCCGCGGCAAGCGCGTCCGCATCCCCATGAACTACGCCACTGTCGACTCCCTCAACGCCTCCACCGCCGCCGCCCTCTTCATGGCCGAGGCCGCCCGTCGCACGCTTTAG